The Streptomyces sp. ICC1 DNA window GGGCGTGCCGCCGACAGCCGTGCCGCCGACAGCCGTGAGGGCGCGGCCGTGGTCACCGCGCTGGAGCAAGCGGTACTGGCACGCTCGCGCACGCAGGTGTGCGCCCGGATGACCGTCGAGGTTCCCGGCCGGGGCCCGATGCCCCTGGGGGAGCTGGCCCTCGAGGTGGAGTCCCTGACCGGCGTGCTCTCCGAAGCCGACGTCGAACGGGTGGTGCACCGTCCCGCCTTGCCGCTCGCCGCGCGTGACAACGTCGGCCGCTACCGGGCGGTCCTCTCGGACTGGAGGGCACACGGTGGAAGTGACACGCGCCCAGCACCGCGCGAGGTCGACATCCGGGACGCGATGGTCCTTTTGCGCGACCGTGATCGCCCGCTGGAGTCGGTGGTCGAGCTGGCCGCCGTGGGCGTCTCCTACAGCCCGGCCGCCCTGCGTCTCGCCCACTTCACCTGGCTGGCCGACGATTCCGGCGCACGCCACCAGCCACCGGGCGAGTCCGACCTGCGGATGTTCACCGACGGCCGCGGCGGCCTCGCGGCCGGGCTCGGCTTCGCGCACGTCCTGCATCCCGTCTTCCTCGCCGACACCCCGGCCGCCGCCGCGGTCCGGCACTGGCTGCGCGCGAAGGCCGCCCTCCTGACCGAGGACGACCCGGCCGCCGTCCTGCGCCGGCTGTCCGACTACGGACGTACGCGCGTCGGCGCGGCCCTCTCCCTCACCGACGGGCAACTGGTCCAGCTCAAGGACGCCTTCGACAAGGTCTCGGACAACGACCGGCGGAGCCTCGGCCCCGGCGTGGGCCGGGCCGTCCTGCTCAAGGCCCGCCGGTACGACAAAGCAGGGACGCCGGAAGAGGGCGAAGCCATGCCCTCCCAGGCCTACCTCCCGCCGGGCATCGACGGCACCGACCGCCTCGAGAGCTTCGCCCACGCGGCGGGATCCACCCCCGGCCTGTGGTGGATCCGCCCCCGCTACCACCAAGTGCTGCGCTCCTCCGGAGCCTCCGGAGCCTCCGGAGCCTCCGGGGGCCTGAGCCCGCACGCCTTCCTGCGCCTCCTCGGAGCCGAGGGCGCGCCACGGCTCCGCGAGCACCCGGAGCAGACCATCCGCCTCAACCGGAAGGCTCTGCCGCTGCACGTTCCCGGAACGCCCCCCGCGCGCACCCAGGCCATGGCCGGGAGCGAGTACACGCTCGACGACATGACGAGCCCGGACCTGGCCGCGGTCGCGCGCGGCATCGCCGCCGACCCGGACCCCGTCGTACGCAGGCAGCGGGCGATCGCGCTGATCCACGTCCTCGCCCGTTCCTGGGCAACCCGGTTCTCCGGCCACGAGCGGGTGAAGCACGGAGACGCCTACCGCGTCTGGAGCCTGAAGCCGGCCATTTCAGCCTTCTGGCTTTGGAAGTTGCGTGAGATCCCCTGGCTCGACAACGACCAGGGCCAGGCCACGGCGCCGGGCGAAGGCCTGCGCCTGCGGACGACGGGCACGACGGCCGTCTACGGCGCCGACCCCGCGGGCTTCCTGCACCGCGACGTCCAACGGGCCGTCGGCCGCCGCGCCGACGTCCTGCGCGCCCTGGACATCGGCGGCGAGCCGACCATCGGCGACATCCTGGCGCACCTGCGCAAGCACCGTGAGGCGGAGCGCGCGGGAGGCGCGCGCGACACGGCCGGGGCCCGCATCCTGTACGAGGCCCTGGCAGAACGGATGGCCACACCGGCCACGCCCACGTCCACCACGACGGCTTCCTCCTCCACCTCCGCCACCTCCTCCACACTCCCGGACGGCGTAGCACCGGCCGCCCTCGTACGCGCCTTCGCGGCGGGAGACGGCCTCGTCCTCACCGCGGTCGGCTGGCGCAGGCCGGCCCAGTGCCTGCGCGGCACACCGCTCTTCGGCCGGCTCCGTGCCTTCGCGCCCACCGTCCGGGGCGGCGAGGCGCTGTGGAAGGCCGTGGGGGTGCGGGAGCCGGCCGCCGACGACGCCGTCGGCGTCATCAGGGAATTGGCTCCCGCGACGGCCTCGGAGCGGACGGTCGAGCCCTCGTCCGCCGACCAGACCGTGCTGCTGCAGTCACTCCAGTTCCTCCAGCACCTCGCGGCCGACGATCCGGTCGGGCTGGCGGGGCAACGGCTCGACCGGCTGCCGCTGTGGACCACCCGGGGGTGGGTCACCCAGCGCCCGGTGTACGCGGTCGAGGACGAGGCGGTGGCCGCGGGCCTCGCGGCGGTACGCGCGCCGGCCATCGCGATCTGGCACCCGGGCGCGGAACTCGAGCACTTCCGGGAGCTGCTGCCCCGCCTGCGCGTCGCCTGCCTGGGGAGCGAAGAGGTACGGCCGTCCGTGCCGAGGGGCGGCGGTGACCCCGCGCCCCGGGCCACGGCACTGGTCGCCGCCGCCGTCGGCCACCTCCACGAGGATCTGCAGCGCAACGACCCCGCGGCGGCCCGCGAGATCCTGGGCTCCTGGGAGGAACTGGCCGCCGTCACCGTCCGCGTGGACCCCGACCTGACCTGTACGGTCACCTTCCCCGCGCCGAGGACCGGAGCGCTCGCACCCACCCCGGCCGAGGTGCCCGTGGACCTGGCGGTCGACTGGCAGGCGGGCCCCCTCTCCCCCCACTACACCCTCTACACCCGCGACCTCGCCCTCCTCGGACGCCCGGGCACCGGGCGGGCCCTGGCCGCGGGCTTCCGCGGACACCGCCGGGCGGTCGCCCAGGCATGGGGCGAGGCCTGGGAGAAGGCCACCGCGGGCCTGGACACGACGCGGATCGTCCGGGCCGAGGACCTGGCCCGCGAGGAGGAAGCGGCCGCCCTGGCGGTACGGGCCCAGCGCCTCGCGGCGTTCCAACAGGAGACGGCCGAGGCCGCAGAGGGCAAGCAGCCCAAGTCGCCACCACAGGCCGGCGGCGCGACGAGCCGCCCGACGGCCGCCCCCGCCGCCCCGGCGAACGGCACCACAGGGCGGCGCCTGGTCAACACGGACGAACTGCACGTCGTACGCGACCGGGTCCAGCTCACCCCGCGCCGCACCCACCCTTCCCCGCCCTCGACGACCGCACCGGCCCGCCCCACGCTCTCCGAGCCCCGCGCGACCCCGGCACCACCGCGCCAGCGGAGCGCGCCGGTGTTCTACACGCCGGTGGACCAGGAGGATGCCGCGATGACCGTCGTGCGCAAGATCCTGGCCGGGGACGACGAACGACTGCGCGACCTGCGGACGCAACGGGGTCTGGGCGCGGACGCGGTGGACGAACTGGGCCGGTTCTACGAGGTGAAGTCCGTCCGCAACAAAGAACGGGACTCCGTCACGGTGACGCCGCACGAGTGGGAGCGGGCCAGGACGGAGAAGGACTTCTTCCTGGTGGTGGTCTCGGGCCTGGACTCGGAGTCGGAACAGACGGTGGCCCGCTTCATCCTCGACCCGTACGAGGAACTCACGGCCCGCCCCAGCCCGAACATCATCCTGAGCGGCATCCGCGCCTGCCAGAGCCTCTACTTCCCCCTGAAACCGGGGCAGGAGTGACCATGCCGGGCGGCCGGACCGCCGGCCCGGAAAGACGGCCCGGCGCAGCCTGCTCTGCGTCGAACTGGACCAGAGGGAACTCGACCACGGCCGGGCGCGAGGTCAGGCAGTGCCGGCCCGATGCCCCCGGTGCCCCGTCCGCGCCCGGACGGCCGGATCCGTGTCCTGGGCGACGGCCCGGGCGAGCAGGGTCAGTGCGGCCCGCGAGGGCGAGTCCGCCTCCGCGGTGGCAACCACGATGCCGGGTCCCGGCCCGTGGCTCAGGGTCTGCTGAACGACGGTCAGCGGGCCGACCAGCGGGTGCCGCATCCCGTAGGTGGCGACGGTGCACGCCTTGACCCGGTGGTCGGCCCACATCGAGGAGAACTCGGCGCTCTTGGCACTCAGTTCACCCAGCAGCGCGTGCAACGCGGTGTCCTGCGGGTGCTGGGCCGCCACCAGGCGCAGGTTCCCCACCACCGCCCTGGCCTTGCTCGGCCAGTCCGCGTACAGCTCGCGGGTGTGGCAGTCGAGGAACACCAGTGCGGCCATGTTGGGACGCTGCCCCGGCAGGTCCGGGGCGTCGCGGTCCAGGTGCCCGGCGAACAGCGCGTGACCCGGGCGGTTCCACGCCAGTACGTCACCGCGCAGGCCGAGCACGATCGCGGGAACGTCCGCCAGCGCGTCCAGCAACTGGGCCGTCGCCGCCGGCACGCGCTCCGGCGCGGGCCGCCGGCCCCGGCCCCGAGTACGCCGCCTGTCCGCGCGGACCAGGTCGTGCAGGTACCGCCGCTCGGAGTCGTCCAGCCGCAGAGCCCCGGCGATCGCGTCCAGCACCTCGGACGACGCGCTCAGCGACTGCCCCTGCTCCAGCCGGGTGTAGTAGGAGGCGCTCACCCCCGCCAGCAGCGCCAACTCCTCGCGCCGAAGCCCCGGCACACGCCGACGCTCCCCGTAGGTGGGCACCCCGACATCCTCCGGACGCAGCTGGGAGCGCCGTGCCTGCAGGAAGTCCCCGAGCTGCGTTTTTCCGGTCATGGACCCGAGTATGCGCCGACCCGAACCCCGCAGCCTGCCCCAGCTGTGGATAGGCACCGGCGGGTCTGGCTCCCTGGCGGGACCGGTGATGACGTGGGCGGAGCAGACCCGTCCCGGGCCCATCCCGAACGCACCCAGGAGGACGCCTTGAGCGCCACCACCAGCGAACACGACCTCTTCGAGGCCCTGCACGCACCGGCCTTCGCCTTCACCAGACGCGCATGGGTCGATGCCGCACCCGCCCGGGTCTACGACCTGGTCACCGACGTGTCCGCGATCGGCCGCTGGAGCCCCAACGCGACCGACGTCACGTTCGACGAGGGCGCCGGCCCTCGGGTCGGCGCCTGGTTCAGCGGCCGCAATCGGAAGGACGGCAGGGAATGGACCACCCGCTCCCAGGTCGTACGGGCCGACCCCGGCAACGCCTTCACCTTCGTGGTCGGCGGAGCCGAAGCCGGCATCGTGCAGTGGAGCTGGACCTTCCGCTCCCAGGGACGCGGAACCGTCGTCGAGCAGGCACCCCGACTGCCCCCGGCACCCCGACTGCCCGGACCACCCAGCGTCCCCGGCCGCCCGGGACCGCTCGCGGGCACCCGCCCCCCGAAGGGCGGGTGCCCGCGAGCGGTCCGGTCCCCGGCAGGGGCAGGGCCTACCGCGCGCCCGCCGAAGCGTGCGCCGCCGGGGCGGAAGCCGCGGGCAGCTGCGCCCCGATCCCCGCGGAGCCGAGCTGGGCCTCCATGTCGTCGAGGGCGCCGCGCACCGCAGCGATCCGCAGGAGGAGCTCGTCGGCGACGTCCACCTCCGCTTCCGCCCGCTGCGCGGCCCGCTGGCTCTGCTCCTCCATCTCCCGTGCCTCCTCCAGGGCGTTGAGGACCACGCCGATCAGCACGTTGAGCAGGACGAAGGAGGCCAGGAGCACGTAGGAGGCGTAGTAGACGATGCTCAAGGGGGACACCGCGAGCCCGGCGTACACGGCGTCCCCGAGCCCTTCGAGCGTCATCAGGAGGAACAGGGTCAGCCCGGCCCGGCCGATCGAGCCGTAGTGGGCGGGGTCGTGGCCGGAGAAGCAGATCCACCCGATCATCGCGTACACGTAGAGGATCAGGGCGCCCACGAACAGGAAGCTCACGGTGCCGGGCAGGCTCCGGCCCACGGCCACCAGGAGGACCCGCAGCTGGGGCATGAACCGTGCCGTGCGCAGGACGCGGGCGAGTCGCAACAGCCGCAGCAGGGTGGTGTTCTCCCGCAGGAACGGGATGAAGGCCGAGGAGACGACCAGCAGGTCGAAGAGGTTCCAGGGGTCGCGGAAGAAAGCTTTCGGCCGGTCGGCGTGCGCCGCCAGGCGGATCACCATCTCCAGGGTGAAGGCGACCAGGCAGAAGTGCTCGGTCATCCCGAGGAGCCGGCTGTACTCGGCGGACAGTCCGCTGTACGTCTCGACGCCCAGGAGTGCCGCGTTGAAGAGGATCACCGCGAAAACGGCGAGCGAGAACGCGGGGGCCTCGCACACGTCTCGGCAGTGCGCGGCCAGCCTTCCACGCCTGGTGTCCACCGCGGTCGGGTCGGTCATCGTGCTCCCTCGTACGGGCCGCCGGCCGCCCCGGTCCACACGCGCCGACGTGGCCCGCGACGGAAGACGAGGCTGCCGAGGCGGTGTTCATGTTCCGCGTCGTGTAACGCCGGACGGCGCGAATCGAGACGCCCTGGCGCACGACATCGCCCGATCGGGTACACGGTGCTCCGCGCCCGGTCGATACCCGGGTCTGAGCCCAGGTCAGCGCCCGGGCAGGCACCCCGGTCCGCGCACGGCCGTCGGCCGTTCGGGGGCGCCGTCGCGGAGGATGGGCCCATGACGAATCGTGACGGTGCGACGGCGCAGGCATGGGCCGCGCTGGGCGGGGCGGACGGACTGGCCGGACGGGTGTCCTACCGGGGCGCGAACGGCCTGGGCGACGGGCCGCTGCCCGTGCGGGAGCTGGCCCGCGCCACGGTCGGCGCGTGCACGCTGGCCGCGGCGGAACTGGCCGCCGTACGGGCGGGGGGCGATCCCGGCGACGTGGCGGCCCAGGTGGTCGACGAAGGCGCCGTGGCCACGGCGTTCGTCAGCGAGCGGCACCTGCTGGTGGCGGGTCGGGCACCGGTGGTCTTCGCGCCGCTGTCCGGCTTCTGGCGGGCGGCCGACGGGTGGGTGCGGACGCACGCCAACTACCCGCACCACGAGGCCGCGCTGGTACGGGCCCTGGGCGCGGGGACGCCGCGGGGCGTGGCGCGCGAGATCTCCCGGCGGACGGCGGTGGTCGTCCAGGAGGCGGTGTACGCGGCGGGCGGGCTGGCCGTGGCCGTGGCCCGGGAGTACGGGGAGCCGCAGCCGCTGGTGGAGTCGTGGGCGTCCGGCGGGCGCGGCCGGGAACTGGGCGGGAGCGCGAACGGGCCGCCCATGGCGGGAGTACGGGTGCTGGACCTGACCCGGGTCATCGCCGGACCGGTGGCCACCCGGACGCTCGGGCTGCTGGGCGCGGACGTGCTGCGGATCGACGCGCCGGAGCCGGCGGAGTCCGACGACGCGTACGCGGACACCGGCTTCGGGAAGCGCTCGACGCTGCTCGACCTGCGCGCGGCCCGGGACCGGGAGGTGTTCGAGGGGCTGCTCGCCGGCGCCGACGCGGTGGTGACGGGCTACCGTCCGGGGGCGCTGGCCCGGTACGGGCTGGACGCGCGGGAGCTGCTGGCGCGACGGCCGGACCTGGTGGTGGCGGAGCTCTGCGCGTGGGGGTGGCGCGGTGCCTGGGCCGGGCGCCGGGGCTTCGACTCGCTCGTGCAGGCGGGGTACGGGATCTCCGCCGCCTGCGGTGACGGGGACGGGCCCGGGGTGCTGCCCGCGCAGGCCCTGGACCACGGGACGGGGTACCTGGTGGCGGCCGGTGTCCTGCGGGCCCTCGCGGACGGCGGCGGCCGGGGGCTGCGGTTCTCGCTGGCCGGGACGGCCTCGTGGCTGGTCCGCGAGGTGCCGGGGGCCGCCGCCGCGGTCCCGGGCCCCCCGATGTCCGCGGCCGCCGTGCCCGGTGGTGGGCCGGAGCCGTGGCTGCGCGAGACCGCCTCGGGATACGGGCCCCTGCGGCACGCGGTGTCCCCGCTCGGGGGCGCGACGTGGGGCCGGGGACCCTCCCGGTGGGGGACCGACCGGCCCGGCTGGCTCTGACTCGGAGCCGCCGACAGCGGGAGGAGGCCGAGGGGGCCAGGGGGCCCCGGCCGGGGTACCGGCCGGGGCCCCGCCGGGGTGGCAGCACTAGAAGTAGACGTTCCAGGTGACGCTGACCGAGGAGGACTTGCCCGCGGCGTCCGTCACCGTGAGGGTGCTGCTGCCGAAGCCCCAGGTGGTGGGGGTGCCCGAGACGGCCCCGGTGGCCGGGTTCAGGCTCAGGCCGGCCGGCAGGCCGGTGGCCTTGAAGGCGTACGGCTTGGTGCCCCCGGTGGCCTGGAGGTTCAGGCTGACCGGCTTGCCGATGTAGACGACCTGGTTGCCGGGGCTCTGCAGGACGGGGCCGGTGCCCGTGACGGTGGTGACCGTCCACGAGAACGTGGCGGAGCCGGTCTTGCCGGCGCTGTCGGTGGCGGTGACGGTCACGGTGGAGGTTCCGGCCGTGGTGGCGGCGCCGGTGATCGCGCCGGTCGAGGAGCCGATGGTCAGGCCGGCCGGGAGGCCGGTCGCGGACCAGGTGTAGGGGGCGGTGCCGCCGGTGGCCTTGACGGTGAGGTCGGCCGGGGCGCCGACGGCCGAGCTCTGGCTGCCGGGGTTGGTCACGGACGGGGCGGTGCCCGCCGTGGTGATGGTCCAGGAGAAGCCGGCCGAACCGGTCTTGCCGGCGCTGTCGGTGGCGGTGACGGTCACGGTGGAGGTTCCGGCTGTGGTCGGGGTACCGGTGATCGTGCCGGTCGAGGAGGCGATGGTCAGGCCGGCCGGGAGACCGGTCGCGGACCAGGTGTAGGGGGCGGTGCCGCCCTCGGCGCTGTTCTTCAGCTCGACGATCCGGGCGCCGATGACGCCGCTCTGGGCCGACACCGCGGAGACGGTGACGTTGCCCGGCTGCGGGGTGGAGGTGAGCAGGGTCAGCTTGAACCGGGTCAGGGCCTCGATCACGGGCTGGAAGATGGTGAACTTCTCACCGCTGCCCGAGGTGCAGGTGGCGCTGCCGCCGCCGGAGTGGAGGCCGACGGCCTTCCCGCCGGTCGCGGTCACGTAGGAGCCGCCCGAGTCGCCGCCCGCCGAGCAGGCGTTGGAGTACGAGAGGCCGTCGATGACCACGTTGCCGTAGTCCACGCTCTGGTTGACCTTCGTGACCTCGCCGCAGCGCATGCCGGTGGTCTGCCCGGAGCGGCATATCGCGGTGCCGACGACGGCCTCGGCCGAACCGGTGACCGTGATGGCCGCATGCGACCCGTCGCCCGCGACCGTGGGGGCGAGGTTCCAGCCCGCCTGGTCCACGTCGACGACGCCCATGTCGCCCTCCTGGGCGTTGACGCTGCTCTTGCCGTCCTTGTTGGACGTGCCC harbors:
- a CDS encoding DUF3883 domain-containing protein, which produces MQREVGEAGAVLWAERLFRKKVKPGLDVPEPRGPVATRMAVERFGELYADIEGVVQESLEGARAVAKQLSSDRLQGLSEVVQNAEDLGAREVRVMITGGELLLAHDGDPVRLRDVMPLSMPWVTSKAADARATGRFGIGLMTLYVFSPWIEVHSGHYGLRIAESGLAWAPPRKFPPALVADADADADADDGSRSRSSSRPGARRAWTVFRIPLKTRRLDPSDMDAWLRSWGHEALLFLRSVSRVTHLDAKGRVRQGLGLERVPDVGFTAEIAGHDVDVAVSQVRDADGLHWQVCRATVATPPGVAPLRKAAAETIDLGVAVPVAAKGPAGHIGQLGHIGPLGQLGHIHVGLPVTGLGLPLRLHAPFDPLPNRQGLSETDWNDALVPRVADLWAAALVDRFRRDPATAWHMLPLPPASGAGRAADSRAADSREGAAVVTALEQAVLARSRTQVCARMTVEVPGRGPMPLGELALEVESLTGVLSEADVERVVHRPALPLAARDNVGRYRAVLSDWRAHGGSDTRPAPREVDIRDAMVLLRDRDRPLESVVELAAVGVSYSPAALRLAHFTWLADDSGARHQPPGESDLRMFTDGRGGLAAGLGFAHVLHPVFLADTPAAAAVRHWLRAKAALLTEDDPAAVLRRLSDYGRTRVGAALSLTDGQLVQLKDAFDKVSDNDRRSLGPGVGRAVLLKARRYDKAGTPEEGEAMPSQAYLPPGIDGTDRLESFAHAAGSTPGLWWIRPRYHQVLRSSGASGASGASGGLSPHAFLRLLGAEGAPRLREHPEQTIRLNRKALPLHVPGTPPARTQAMAGSEYTLDDMTSPDLAAVARGIAADPDPVVRRQRAIALIHVLARSWATRFSGHERVKHGDAYRVWSLKPAISAFWLWKLREIPWLDNDQGQATAPGEGLRLRTTGTTAVYGADPAGFLHRDVQRAVGRRADVLRALDIGGEPTIGDILAHLRKHREAERAGGARDTAGARILYEALAERMATPATPTSTTTASSSTSATSSTLPDGVAPAALVRAFAAGDGLVLTAVGWRRPAQCLRGTPLFGRLRAFAPTVRGGEALWKAVGVREPAADDAVGVIRELAPATASERTVEPSSADQTVLLQSLQFLQHLAADDPVGLAGQRLDRLPLWTTRGWVTQRPVYAVEDEAVAAGLAAVRAPAIAIWHPGAELEHFRELLPRLRVACLGSEEVRPSVPRGGGDPAPRATALVAAAVGHLHEDLQRNDPAAAREILGSWEELAAVTVRVDPDLTCTVTFPAPRTGALAPTPAEVPVDLAVDWQAGPLSPHYTLYTRDLALLGRPGTGRALAAGFRGHRRAVAQAWGEAWEKATAGLDTTRIVRAEDLAREEEAAALAVRAQRLAAFQQETAEAAEGKQPKSPPQAGGATSRPTAAPAAPANGTTGRRLVNTDELHVVRDRVQLTPRRTHPSPPSTTAPARPTLSEPRATPAPPRQRSAPVFYTPVDQEDAAMTVVRKILAGDDERLRDLRTQRGLGADAVDELGRFYEVKSVRNKERDSVTVTPHEWERARTEKDFFLVVVSGLDSESEQTVARFILDPYEELTARPSPNIILSGIRACQSLYFPLKPGQE
- a CDS encoding helix-turn-helix transcriptional regulator, producing the protein MTGKTQLGDFLQARRSQLRPEDVGVPTYGERRRVPGLRREELALLAGVSASYYTRLEQGQSLSASSEVLDAIAGALRLDDSERRYLHDLVRADRRRTRGRGRRPAPERVPAATAQLLDALADVPAIVLGLRGDVLAWNRPGHALFAGHLDRDAPDLPGQRPNMAALVFLDCHTRELYADWPSKARAVVGNLRLVAAQHPQDTALHALLGELSAKSAEFSSMWADHRVKACTVATYGMRHPLVGPLTVVQQTLSHGPGPGIVVATAEADSPSRAALTLLARAVAQDTDPAVRARTGHRGHRAGTA
- a CDS encoding ion transporter, giving the protein MTDPTAVDTRRGRLAAHCRDVCEAPAFSLAVFAVILFNAALLGVETYSGLSAEYSRLLGMTEHFCLVAFTLEMVIRLAAHADRPKAFFRDPWNLFDLLVVSSAFIPFLRENTTLLRLLRLARVLRTARFMPQLRVLLVAVGRSLPGTVSFLFVGALILYVYAMIGWICFSGHDPAHYGSIGRAGLTLFLLMTLEGLGDAVYAGLAVSPLSIVYYASYVLLASFVLLNVLIGVVLNALEEAREMEEQSQRAAQRAEAEVDVADELLLRIAAVRGALDDMEAQLGSAGIGAQLPAASAPAAHASAGAR
- a CDS encoding CoA transferase; the protein is MTNRDGATAQAWAALGGADGLAGRVSYRGANGLGDGPLPVRELARATVGACTLAAAELAAVRAGGDPGDVAAQVVDEGAVATAFVSERHLLVAGRAPVVFAPLSGFWRAADGWVRTHANYPHHEAALVRALGAGTPRGVAREISRRTAVVVQEAVYAAGGLAVAVAREYGEPQPLVESWASGGRGRELGGSANGPPMAGVRVLDLTRVIAGPVATRTLGLLGADVLRIDAPEPAESDDAYADTGFGKRSTLLDLRAARDREVFEGLLAGADAVVTGYRPGALARYGLDARELLARRPDLVVAELCAWGWRGAWAGRRGFDSLVQAGYGISAACGDGDGPGVLPAQALDHGTGYLVAAGVLRALADGGGRGLRFSLAGTASWLVREVPGAAAAVPGPPMSAAAVPGGGPEPWLRETASGYGPLRHAVSPLGGATWGRGPSRWGTDRPGWL
- a CDS encoding putative Ig domain-containing protein; the encoded protein is MRNLSNRPLWRSVAAASVTAVVALGALGSLPAHATQAERPGPSVSPEILRAMQRDLHLSADQVRDRVADEAAAGRAATLIRGRVGDRVAGMWFDASTGRLNASVSNAADAALVRDAGAVARQARYGSAELGGAARTVTREIGSGVAGVVSWGPDTRNNRIDITVNRAASDASTDAFTARIAALGDIVHVSETAQSPVQQADAVGGEKWVPGTESPCSIGFPATRTAGGAKTFLTAGHCTNDVNQPAYGKDGTRVGTSNKDGKSSVNAQEGDMGVVDVDQAGWNLAPTVAGDGSHAAITVTGSAEAVVGTAICRSGQTTGMRCGEVTKVNQSVDYGNVVIDGLSYSNACSAGGDSGGSYVTATGGKAVGLHSGGGSATCTSGSGEKFTIFQPVIEALTRFKLTLLTSTPQPGNVTVSAVSAQSGVIGARIVELKNSAEGGTAPYTWSATGLPAGLTIASSTGTITGTPTTAGTSTVTVTATDSAGKTGSAGFSWTITTAGTAPSVTNPGSQSSAVGAPADLTVKATGGTAPYTWSATGLPAGLTIGSSTGAITGAATTAGTSTVTVTATDSAGKTGSATFSWTVTTVTGTGPVLQSPGNQVVYIGKPVSLNLQATGGTKPYAFKATGLPAGLSLNPATGAVSGTPTTWGFGSSTLTVTDAAGKSSSVSVTWNVYF